The Oscillatoria sp. FACHB-1407 genome contains a region encoding:
- the lpxB gene encoding lipid-A-disaccharide synthase, which produces MKARLFISTGEVSGDLQGALLVKALKQQATQQGFDLEIVALGGDRMAAAGAQLLGNTMAIGSIGILESLPYVLPTLQIQRDAKQYLRQHPPDLVVLIDYLGPNLNLGNYIKRHLPQVPIIYYIAPQEWVWSLNSRNTQQIVGIIDRLLAIFPGEAQYYKQRGATVTYVGHPLVDRLQHAPSRTQARETLGIPPEQTAIALIPASRRQELKYLLPVICQTAQQLQAKLPQVHFWIPLSLETYRQSLEQAIQHYGLRATLVVKDSQTVIAAADLAIAKSGTVNLEIALANVPQIVLYRVNPLTAWIAKHLLRFSIPFMSPPNLILMEAIVPEFLQDAATPDNITQAALALLTDPAQHQQMLSGYQRMRQAIGEPGVCDRAAQEILSLLTVSSD; this is translated from the coding sequence ATGAAGGCGCGCCTCTTTATTAGCACAGGCGAAGTCTCCGGCGATTTGCAGGGGGCATTGCTCGTCAAAGCTCTGAAGCAGCAAGCAACCCAGCAGGGATTCGATCTGGAGATCGTGGCTCTGGGGGGCGATCGCATGGCAGCGGCAGGCGCACAGTTGTTAGGCAACACCATGGCGATCGGTTCCATCGGCATTCTAGAATCGTTGCCCTATGTGCTGCCGACGCTGCAAATCCAGCGGGATGCCAAGCAATACCTGCGGCAACACCCACCCGATTTAGTGGTGTTGATTGACTATCTCGGTCCTAACTTAAACCTGGGCAACTACATCAAACGCCATCTACCCCAGGTGCCCATCATTTACTACATTGCCCCACAGGAGTGGGTCTGGTCGCTCAATTCACGTAATACTCAGCAAATCGTTGGAATCATCGATCGCCTGTTAGCCATTTTTCCGGGAGAGGCGCAGTACTACAAGCAACGTGGAGCCACGGTAACCTACGTTGGGCATCCCCTGGTCGATCGCCTGCAACACGCCCCCAGTCGGACACAAGCACGGGAAACCCTGGGCATTCCTCCAGAGCAAACGGCGATCGCGCTCATTCCTGCCTCGCGGCGGCAAGAACTGAAGTATCTCCTGCCAGTGATCTGCCAAACCGCCCAACAACTCCAGGCAAAACTACCCCAGGTTCACTTTTGGATTCCCCTGTCACTCGAAACCTATCGACAGTCCCTAGAGCAGGCAATTCAGCATTACGGATTACGGGCCACCCTAGTGGTGAAGGATTCCCAAACTGTGATTGCAGCAGCCGATCTGGCGATCGCCAAATCGGGCACAGTCAACCTGGAAATTGCCCTGGCAAACGTGCCGCAAATCGTCCTCTATCGGGTTAATCCCTTAACCGCGTGGATTGCTAAACATCTCTTGCGCTTCTCAATTCCGTTTATGTCGCCGCCCAACCTGATTTTGATGGAGGCGATCGTGCCAGAGTTTTTGCAGGATGCCGCCACCCCAGATAACATTACCCAAGCCGCTCTGGCACTGCTCACAGACCCAGCCCAACACCAGCAGATGTTAAGCGGTTATCAACGGATGCGACAGGCGATCGGTGAACCAGGGGTGTGCGATCGCGCTGCCCAAGAGATTTTGAGTCTCCTTACTGTCAGTTCCGATTAA
- a CDS encoding Gfo/Idh/MocA family protein has product MQQQPLGIAIFGAGRWGVHLIRNFLDHPQAKVVAIADPHPDRLQALTQRFNLSSDITLTTDWQTALQALGVNAVAIATPATTHFELIQAALKQGHHVLAEKPLTLHEQECLDLCRLAEHQHRQLVIDHTYLFHPAVQRGRQAMQDNLLGELRYGYATRTHLGPVRQDVDALWDLAIHDIAILNYWLGASPTHVQAKGKVWLQPHSTDNRIFPQGLSDLVNVELLYPNGFQASIHLCWCNPDKQRRLCIVGDQGTLIFDELATAAPLTLQPGHLERSQDQFLPITQPPQPLPLEPAEPLRQVCDHFLTCAQQNNPSSISSGWVGTQLVRILSALTTSLNKGGQTVEIEYSFGQKA; this is encoded by the coding sequence GTGCAACAGCAACCACTGGGCATTGCGATTTTTGGCGCAGGACGATGGGGAGTTCACCTCATCCGCAATTTTTTAGATCATCCCCAGGCAAAGGTCGTTGCGATCGCTGATCCCCATCCCGATCGCCTACAAGCCCTGACCCAGCGGTTTAACCTTTCCTCGGACATCACTTTAACCACTGACTGGCAGACTGCGCTACAAGCTTTGGGAGTCAACGCTGTGGCGATCGCTACACCCGCCACAACTCACTTTGAACTCATCCAAGCGGCTCTCAAACAAGGACACCACGTCCTTGCCGAAAAACCCCTCACCCTTCATGAACAGGAATGTCTCGACCTCTGTCGGCTTGCTGAACATCAGCACCGACAACTTGTCATTGACCACACCTATTTGTTTCATCCCGCTGTGCAACGGGGTAGACAGGCAATGCAAGACAACCTGTTGGGTGAATTGCGCTACGGGTACGCCACACGCACTCACCTGGGGCCCGTCCGTCAGGATGTCGATGCTCTCTGGGATCTAGCCATTCATGACATCGCTATCTTGAACTATTGGTTGGGAGCCAGTCCTACCCATGTTCAGGCAAAAGGCAAGGTTTGGTTGCAACCCCACTCGACCGACAACCGGATCTTTCCCCAGGGTCTATCCGACCTGGTCAACGTTGAACTTCTCTATCCCAATGGGTTTCAAGCCTCTATTCATCTCTGCTGGTGTAACCCCGACAAACAGCGGCGACTTTGCATTGTCGGTGATCAGGGCACGCTGATTTTTGACGAACTGGCGACGGCTGCTCCGCTCACACTGCAACCCGGACACCTGGAGCGATCGCAAGACCAGTTTTTGCCCATCACCCAACCTCCCCAACCCTTACCTCTGGAACCAGCGGAGCCATTACGACAGGTATGCGATCACTTCCTCACCTGTGCCCAGCAAAACAATCCCTCCTCTATCTCATCGGGATGGGTGGGTACTCAACTCGTTCGTATCCTCAGTGCTCTCACAACCTCACTCAACAAGGGTGGGCAGACGGTAGAGATTGAATATAGCTTTGGTCAGAAAGCTTGA
- a CDS encoding CAAD domain-containing protein, translating to MDPEVKQDPTSPEFVADELSVDLTTDDGTLTPVPVTRSDNEQWREFGEKASLFLAELPDYLSSFFGEYKRPIVVVGLVLGSIIAVKLTLAILDSVNDIPLLAPTFELIGLFYSGWFIYRYLLRASNRKELADDFNTLKEQILGNRASND from the coding sequence ATGGACCCAGAAGTGAAGCAAGATCCAACCTCCCCTGAGTTTGTGGCGGATGAACTAAGTGTCGATCTCACCACCGATGATGGAACGCTGACCCCTGTTCCGGTGACTCGGAGTGACAATGAGCAATGGCGAGAGTTTGGGGAGAAGGCATCACTCTTTTTAGCTGAATTGCCTGATTATCTATCCAGCTTTTTTGGTGAATACAAGCGTCCCATTGTGGTGGTTGGCTTGGTGCTCGGTTCAATCATTGCAGTCAAGCTGACGCTGGCAATTCTCGACTCTGTAAACGACATTCCTTTGCTGGCTCCTACATTTGAGTTGATCGGCTTGTTTTATAGCGGCTGGTTTATCTATCGGTATTTGCTTCGAGCTTCCAACCGTAAGGAATTGGCAGACGACTTTAACACTTTAAAAGAGCAGATTCTAGGCAATCGCGCCTCCAATGACTGA
- the rnc gene encoding ribonuclease III — protein sequence MSVDPRRYKQLQQLIQKLGLSDAAPVQWQLLDLALTHPTLSPEANYERLEFVGDAVIRLAAAEFLFEMYPDADEGELAAIRSALVSDRILSQIAESYGLDRYLLMSAHTSNDKVGRETRLAAAFEALLAALYLSTHTLDLVRPWLSGHLQHMTDVIRRDPTLQNYKGALQAWTQAHHQTLPEYRVTEVGQAYGDAERFVAEVWLGGRQLGQGKGQSKKAAEQAAAKVAFLTLQKVV from the coding sequence ATGTCTGTTGATCCTCGTCGTTACAAACAATTGCAGCAGTTGATTCAAAAACTGGGATTGTCTGACGCTGCCCCAGTGCAATGGCAATTGCTTGATCTGGCGTTGACACATCCTACTCTGTCGCCAGAGGCAAACTATGAGCGATTGGAATTTGTGGGAGATGCGGTAATCCGTCTGGCTGCCGCTGAATTTTTGTTTGAGATGTATCCTGACGCAGATGAGGGAGAACTAGCCGCCATTCGGTCTGCTCTGGTGAGCGATCGCATCCTTTCCCAAATCGCTGAGAGTTATGGGCTCGATCGCTACCTCTTGATGAGTGCCCATACCTCTAACGACAAAGTCGGTCGTGAGACACGATTAGCGGCTGCCTTTGAAGCCCTATTAGCCGCGCTCTATCTCAGTACGCATACCCTCGATTTGGTGCGTCCCTGGCTTAGCGGGCATTTGCAGCACATGACAGACGTGATTCGGCGTGACCCCACCCTACAAAACTACAAAGGTGCATTACAAGCTTGGACACAGGCACATCATCAAACGCTCCCCGAATATCGCGTGACGGAAGTCGGGCAAGCTTACGGAGATGCCGAGCGGTTTGTGGCGGAAGTTTGGCTCGGTGGGCGACAATTGGGGCAGGGCAAAGGGCAATCTAAAAAAGCTGCCGAACAAGCTGCTGCCAAAGTTGCCTTCCTGACCTTACAAAAGGTCGTTTGA
- a CDS encoding sensor histidine kinase produces MAMLGQSSFRRILLSRILIFSIPILLLGVAVTFRKARTSLLDTARQNLMESAIRKADTIQSSLEALQTSLAIASQTSLLQSGSKPASQALLTELLPQLPTDIRCLQLTDLQTKQLIASTCGSEVLVSVDQATFSPTPSEDDLLRAHLLNIDTSNRENQGTMQSQLTLEMSTPVYVDGKLRYSLTAQAVVKQLESAEPWSLLGYTVVIDQDGTFLAHPLPEWLGRNMSEASDAERYENIVSSAMRDERATRHLFDFVGDETEWLAGFTPVEIPISATETHTWVVLAVTPLDNALQGLQSITQILFILTTGLVSAHLLAMLYMARDLSRPIEQLGKYARRIHKRGPLERAPKNFKIRELNQLSGVLDNMVSRLEERARELEAAWQEAEAANQLKSEFLANTSHELRTPLNAIIGCIRLVQDGCCDTREEEREFLEQADKAAVHLLKIINDLLDIRRIEEKGLPLSVELVDLRTIIKEVIDIQAVQIQQKGLQLTVPELFYPIMVRVDPARLKQVLLNVVYNATKFTDKGGITIRTRVETAVGVPLDADEQNGRQTQEHSESWIVISVQDTGIGIDPAQQHKLFRPFVMVDGTTTRKYEGTGLGLAISRNLVEMMGGSIMLQSEGLDKGTTVEIALPIVDAPEVPSDASKVDGTPEVSTPVSQRS; encoded by the coding sequence ATGGCTATGCTAGGTCAATCCTCCTTTCGCCGCATCCTATTATCACGAATTCTCATTTTCAGTATTCCCATCCTGTTGCTAGGCGTGGCGGTGACCTTTCGCAAAGCTCGCACTAGCCTACTCGATACTGCCCGCCAAAACTTGATGGAGAGTGCGATTCGTAAGGCGGATACAATTCAGTCTTCGCTTGAGGCACTGCAAACCAGTCTGGCGATCGCCAGTCAAACATCACTGCTGCAATCCGGTTCTAAGCCTGCCTCTCAAGCCTTATTGACCGAGCTGTTGCCCCAACTGCCTACCGATATCCGTTGTTTGCAGTTGACCGATTTGCAAACTAAGCAGCTGATTGCCAGCACTTGTGGCTCCGAAGTGCTCGTGTCTGTTGACCAGGCTACTTTCTCCCCGACACCCTCTGAAGATGACCTGCTCAGAGCTCATCTGTTAAACATCGATACCTCCAATCGAGAGAACCAGGGGACAATGCAGAGCCAACTGACGCTTGAGATGAGCACGCCAGTCTATGTAGATGGAAAACTGCGATATAGCCTGACAGCTCAGGCGGTTGTCAAACAGCTTGAGAGTGCTGAACCATGGTCACTACTCGGCTACACCGTTGTCATTGACCAGGACGGTACCTTCCTGGCACATCCCCTTCCAGAATGGCTCGGACGCAACATGTCAGAAGCATCTGATGCCGAGCGATACGAAAATATCGTCTCCAGTGCCATGCGCGATGAGCGAGCCACTCGCCATTTATTTGATTTTGTTGGTGACGAAACGGAGTGGTTGGCTGGGTTTACCCCTGTTGAAATTCCCATCTCTGCAACCGAAACGCATACATGGGTAGTTTTAGCCGTCACCCCATTAGATAACGCACTGCAAGGCTTGCAGTCGATTACTCAAATTCTCTTCATTTTGACGACAGGATTAGTATCGGCTCACCTGCTGGCAATGCTTTACATGGCGCGTGATTTGTCTCGTCCAATTGAGCAGTTGGGTAAATATGCCCGTCGCATTCATAAACGGGGTCCACTAGAACGAGCACCGAAGAATTTTAAAATTCGAGAGCTAAACCAACTATCAGGAGTTCTCGATAACATGGTCAGCCGTCTAGAAGAACGCGCTAGAGAGCTAGAGGCAGCATGGCAAGAAGCCGAGGCAGCCAACCAACTTAAAAGTGAGTTTTTGGCGAACACATCACACGAGCTACGAACTCCTCTAAACGCCATCATTGGCTGCATTCGTCTGGTACAAGATGGGTGCTGTGATACACGAGAGGAAGAACGAGAATTTTTAGAGCAAGCGGATAAGGCGGCTGTTCACCTGCTCAAAATCATCAACGATCTACTCGATATTCGACGAATTGAGGAAAAAGGGTTGCCCCTTTCGGTCGAATTGGTTGATTTGCGAACGATCATCAAGGAAGTAATTGATATTCAAGCTGTTCAAATTCAACAAAAAGGGTTGCAACTAACTGTACCTGAATTGTTTTACCCAATCATGGTACGAGTTGATCCGGCACGCTTAAAGCAAGTGCTGCTCAATGTTGTGTATAACGCCACTAAATTTACTGACAAAGGCGGCATTACGATTAGAACTCGCGTCGAAACTGCTGTCGGTGTGCCGCTAGACGCTGACGAGCAGAATGGGCGGCAAACTCAGGAACATTCCGAATCGTGGATTGTCATCTCGGTTCAAGATACTGGAATTGGGATTGATCCAGCGCAGCAGCACAAACTCTTCCGTCCCTTTGTCATGGTAGACGGCACAACGACCCGCAAGTATGAGGGTACTGGTTTAGGACTGGCTATCTCCCGAAATCTGGTTGAGATGATGGGTGGCAGCATTATGCTTCAAAGTGAGGGGTTAGATAAGGGAACAACCGTTGAGATTGCCCTACCGATTGTCGATGCGCCTGAAGTCCCGTCGGATGCTTCTAAGGTTGATGGTACGCCAGAGGTATCAACCCCCGTCAGCCAAAGAAGCTAG
- a CDS encoding BMP family ABC transporter substrate-binding protein has product MSSNRFLGLSRRQVIRGLLATTAFGVTAKLGTACSGEPAASGDAAGGGEGLTIGFIYVGPKDDYGYNQAHAEGAAAMSSKLGWVKLVEEANVPETTAVAESMRSMIDIDGAKVLFPTSFGYFDPHILKMAEEYPDVQFFHCGGLYVEGTHPKNVGSYYGYIDEAQYVAGVVAGTMSKSGKLGFIGAKPIPQVLRNINSFTLGARSVNPAITTQVVFTGNWAEPIKEAEAANSMADQGIDVLTCHVDSPKVVMETAEKRGIFSSGYHANQIQLSPQGYLTGAEWDWVNIYTQLAEDINSGKSLMDGSIPHLLRGGLKDGFCKISDYGPAVTEEAKAAGEAAKAQLMDGSLVIYKGELKDNQGNVVIAAGEELKQQDPKLEGMNYLIEGVIGSVGS; this is encoded by the coding sequence GTGAGCAGTAATCGGTTTTTAGGTTTATCTCGTCGTCAAGTGATTCGTGGTCTGTTAGCCACAACTGCATTTGGGGTTACAGCAAAGCTAGGGACTGCGTGTAGCGGTGAACCTGCTGCCTCAGGGGATGCTGCTGGTGGGGGTGAAGGGCTGACGATTGGTTTTATCTACGTTGGTCCTAAGGATGACTACGGCTACAACCAGGCACACGCTGAGGGTGCTGCCGCGATGTCAAGCAAGTTGGGTTGGGTCAAGTTAGTCGAAGAAGCGAACGTTCCTGAGACAACCGCTGTAGCCGAATCGATGCGGAGCATGATCGACATCGATGGTGCAAAAGTTTTATTCCCCACGTCGTTTGGCTATTTTGACCCGCACATTCTCAAGATGGCGGAGGAATATCCAGATGTACAGTTCTTCCACTGTGGTGGTTTGTACGTCGAAGGAACCCATCCCAAGAATGTGGGCAGCTATTACGGCTACATTGACGAAGCACAATACGTTGCAGGCGTTGTTGCAGGAACCATGTCCAAGTCCGGCAAGTTGGGCTTCATTGGGGCGAAACCAATTCCTCAGGTGTTGCGGAATATCAACAGCTTTACGCTGGGTGCTCGCAGTGTGAACCCTGCAATCACAACTCAAGTAGTGTTCACGGGCAACTGGGCAGAACCAATCAAAGAAGCAGAAGCTGCAAACAGCATGGCAGACCAGGGCATTGATGTGCTGACCTGCCACGTAGACAGTCCCAAGGTTGTGATGGAAACCGCAGAGAAACGCGGCATCTTTAGCTCTGGCTATCACGCGAACCAGATCCAACTCTCGCCCCAGGGTTACCTCACTGGAGCCGAGTGGGATTGGGTGAACATCTACACTCAACTGGCAGAGGACATCAACTCCGGTAAGAGCCTGATGGATGGCAGCATCCCTCACCTGCTACGGGGTGGCTTGAAGGATGGATTCTGTAAGATCTCCGATTACGGTCCTGCGGTGACGGAAGAAGCCAAGGCAGCAGGCGAAGCCGCCAAAGCCCAACTGATGGACGGCAGCCTGGTGATCTACAAAGGCGAATTGAAGGACAACCAGGGCAACGTCGTGATTGCCGCTGGAGAAGAGTTGAAGCAGCAAGACCCCAAATTGGAAGGAATGAACTACCTGATTGAAGGGGTAATTGGCTCGGTTGGAAGCTAA
- the ribD gene encoding bifunctional diaminohydroxyphosphoribosylaminopyrimidine deaminase/5-amino-6-(5-phosphoribosylamino)uracil reductase RibD, protein MTDGVDEWMMRRCLELAKQALGKTAPNPLVGSVVVQEGEIVGEGFHPGAGQPHAEVFALKAAGDRARGATLYVNLEPCNHYGRTPPCTEAIIQAAIARVVIGMVDPNPQVLGTGLSRLQQAGIEVTVGVEEAACQALNEPFVYRIRHQRPLGILKYAMTLDGKIATTTGHSAWVTSPTARSFVHQLRAGCDAVIIGGNTVRRDNPLLTSHGVHDHNPLRVVMSRTLDLPSQAQLWQTADVPTLVLTETGVNPEQQQALRQQGVEVLELPALTPTAAIAHLNERGFLSVLWECGGTLAARAIAEGAVQKIFAFIAPKIIGGATAPSPVGDLGFTEMTAALPLERVSWRAIGSDLLIEGYLA, encoded by the coding sequence ATGACTGATGGGGTTGATGAATGGATGATGCGTCGGTGCCTGGAGCTTGCCAAACAGGCACTCGGCAAAACCGCCCCAAATCCATTAGTGGGGTCTGTCGTTGTTCAAGAGGGGGAAATTGTCGGTGAAGGATTTCACCCAGGAGCAGGACAGCCTCACGCTGAGGTGTTTGCTCTCAAAGCAGCGGGCGATCGCGCCCGTGGAGCCACGCTTTATGTCAACTTAGAGCCTTGCAACCACTACGGACGCACTCCACCCTGCACCGAGGCTATTATTCAAGCGGCGATCGCTAGAGTGGTTATAGGCATGGTAGACCCCAATCCCCAGGTTTTGGGAACAGGACTTTCGCGCCTGCAACAAGCGGGAATTGAAGTCACTGTTGGGGTTGAAGAAGCGGCTTGCCAGGCTCTCAATGAGCCGTTTGTCTACCGCATACGGCATCAACGCCCCCTGGGCATTTTGAAGTACGCCATGACGCTAGATGGCAAAATCGCCACCACAACAGGGCATAGTGCCTGGGTAACTAGTCCGACAGCCCGCTCCTTTGTCCACCAGCTACGTGCTGGTTGTGATGCTGTGATTATTGGTGGCAATACAGTGCGGCGCGACAATCCACTACTGACCAGTCATGGAGTGCATGACCACAACCCGTTACGAGTCGTTATGAGCCGTACCCTGGATTTGCCAAGTCAGGCTCAACTCTGGCAAACCGCTGATGTACCAACCTTGGTATTGACGGAGACGGGAGTCAACCCAGAGCAACAGCAAGCCCTCAGACAGCAGGGAGTAGAAGTCCTGGAGTTACCTGCTCTTACCCCAACCGCCGCGATCGCCCATCTCAACGAACGAGGCTTTTTATCCGTCCTGTGGGAATGCGGTGGAACCCTGGCAGCACGGGCGATCGCTGAAGGGGCAGTACAAAAAATCTTTGCCTTTATCGCCCCCAAAATTATCGGTGGAGCAACAGCCCCCTCGCCGGTAGGCGATCTGGGGTTCACCGAAATGACGGCAGCACTCCCCCTGGAACGAGTTAGCTGGAGGGCGATCGGCTCTGACTTACTGATCGAAGGCTACCTGGCATGA
- the lpxA gene encoding acyl-ACP--UDP-N-acetylglucosamine O-acyltransferase, whose product MTAAIHPTAVIHPGAELHPTVQVGAYAVIGSKVKVGEGTVIGSHVVLDGWTEIGARNQIFAGAAIGLNPQDLKYDGSLTLVKIGDDNIIREYVTINRATRSGEATVIGNHNLLMAYVHVAHNCVIEDQVIIANAVSLAGHVHIEAQARIGGMVGIHQFVHIGRMAMVGGMTKLVRDVPPYMLVDGTPARVRSLHLIGLKRAGVLQENEGKTFQNLKKAFRLLYRSELSLSQALEQLDLLPENSYLNHVRQFVRQSQLEGRRGLTPAKRRGQRDDE is encoded by the coding sequence TTGACTGCCGCAATCCATCCCACTGCTGTTATTCATCCTGGTGCAGAGCTACACCCTACTGTGCAGGTGGGTGCCTATGCTGTCATTGGCTCTAAGGTCAAAGTTGGCGAGGGAACGGTCATTGGGAGCCATGTTGTGTTAGATGGATGGACTGAGATCGGTGCTCGTAACCAGATTTTTGCGGGGGCGGCGATCGGGCTAAACCCCCAAGATTTGAAGTATGACGGCTCCTTGACGCTCGTCAAAATTGGCGACGACAATATCATTCGCGAATATGTCACCATCAATCGGGCAACGCGATCGGGCGAGGCAACGGTGATCGGCAATCACAACCTGTTGATGGCATATGTCCACGTCGCTCATAACTGTGTGATTGAGGATCAGGTTATTATCGCCAATGCCGTGTCGCTGGCGGGACATGTCCACATTGAGGCGCAAGCCCGCATTGGTGGCATGGTTGGGATTCACCAGTTTGTCCACATTGGTCGGATGGCGATGGTGGGTGGCATGACTAAATTAGTCCGCGACGTCCCCCCTTATATGCTGGTCGATGGCACACCTGCTAGAGTGCGATCGCTCCACTTGATCGGCTTAAAACGAGCCGGAGTACTGCAAGAAAACGAGGGCAAGACCTTTCAAAACTTGAAAAAGGCATTTCGCCTTCTCTACCGCTCTGAACTCTCCTTAAGTCAAGCTCTCGAACAACTCGATCTTCTACCCGAAAATTCTTACCTCAACCATGTGCGCCAGTTTGTCCGGCAATCCCAATTAGAAGGACGACGGGGCTTGACCCCCGCTAAGCGGCGTGGTCAGAGGGATGATGAATGA
- a CDS encoding ABC transporter permease, whose translation MNSYAWRRTLESIVLPVSALIFSLILFGVFCALAGANPFAVYASIWKAAFGSWSTLQNSLIRAAPLMLCALCTALPARLGLVIIGNEGALVVGGLAAIAVGLSLADSLPGIGVQLGMAIAGMIAGGVWIAIAGALRHYRAVNETISSLLLNYVAIALLNHLVGGPWRDPSSLNKPSTFPLPEADMMGSIPGTRVHWGLIYGLVACVIAYVLIQRTTFGFAARTAGGNIRAARIAGLPVGQLTIIICFLAGSCAGLAGMVEIAAVQGAANESLNVGYGYGGILVAFVARHNPLAASAVSLLLGGILASGGILQRSHNLPDATVLVFQGLVFLVVMYSDSLYGRFAFFKEKPTIVAPPSPPPTPGQEPVVVQ comes from the coding sequence ATGAACAGCTATGCCTGGCGGCGCACATTAGAGTCGATCGTATTGCCAGTTTCGGCATTGATCTTTTCGTTGATTTTGTTTGGTGTGTTTTGTGCTCTGGCGGGGGCGAATCCTTTTGCGGTGTATGCCTCGATCTGGAAGGCAGCCTTTGGCAGTTGGAGCACCTTGCAGAATAGTCTGATTCGAGCGGCTCCTTTGATGTTGTGTGCGTTGTGTACCGCACTGCCGGCTCGATTGGGACTGGTGATTATCGGAAATGAGGGGGCGTTGGTCGTTGGAGGGTTAGCGGCGATCGCGGTTGGTCTGTCTCTCGCGGATAGCTTACCTGGAATCGGCGTACAGCTGGGTATGGCGATCGCCGGGATGATTGCGGGCGGTGTCTGGATCGCGATCGCAGGTGCATTGCGTCACTATCGAGCGGTAAATGAGACAATCAGCAGTTTGTTGTTGAACTATGTGGCGATCGCCCTGTTAAACCATCTGGTAGGTGGTCCCTGGCGTGACCCCAGTTCGCTCAACAAGCCATCCACATTCCCGCTGCCTGAGGCAGACATGATGGGCAGCATCCCCGGAACGCGAGTTCATTGGGGTTTGATTTATGGGTTGGTTGCGTGTGTTATTGCCTATGTGTTGATTCAACGCACAACCTTTGGGTTTGCGGCTCGTACCGCTGGAGGCAACATTCGAGCCGCTCGAATTGCAGGGCTACCTGTGGGGCAATTGACGATCATCATTTGCTTCCTGGCTGGCTCCTGTGCAGGGTTAGCAGGCATGGTCGAAATTGCCGCTGTGCAGGGTGCAGCGAATGAGTCGTTGAACGTGGGTTATGGCTACGGTGGCATTTTAGTTGCCTTTGTGGCACGACATAACCCCCTGGCAGCGTCAGCCGTATCTCTGCTCCTGGGTGGAATTTTGGCAAGTGGTGGTATCTTGCAGCGATCGCACAATCTGCCGGATGCAACGGTGCTGGTGTTCCAGGGCTTGGTCTTCCTGGTCGTAATGTACAGCGACTCCTTGTATGGTCGGTTTGCCTTCTTTAAGGAAAAGCCAACCATTGTGGCTCCGCCATCTCCACCCCCGACACCCGGTCAAGAGCCTGTAGTCGTCCAGTAG
- a CDS encoding GNAT family N-acetyltransferase, with product MNTVTLEIVAYSEAMIAIQTIRHTVFQVEQCVDPDIDFDGQDDEATHLLAYADDKPIGTARIRYLSDSLAKIERVAVIPAYRGRGIGKQIMDCAIAFLNHQKIPEIKINAQVHAKTFYEKLGFQQYGEEFDEAGIPHIEMRIKNPVPFH from the coding sequence ATGAATACTGTCACCCTTGAAATCGTTGCCTATTCTGAGGCAATGATCGCTATCCAAACGATTCGACATACCGTTTTTCAAGTCGAACAATGTGTTGACCCCGATATTGATTTTGATGGCCAGGATGACGAGGCTACCCATCTATTGGCTTATGCAGATGACAAGCCGATTGGTACAGCCAGAATTCGGTATTTGAGTGACAGTCTGGCAAAGATTGAACGGGTTGCTGTGATACCTGCTTATCGAGGACGAGGGATCGGCAAGCAGATTATGGACTGTGCGATCGCCTTTCTCAATCATCAAAAAATTCCCGAAATAAAAATTAACGCTCAAGTTCATGCCAAGACTTTCTATGAAAAGCTTGGTTTTCAACAATATGGTGAAGAATTTGACGAAGCAGGAATTCCTCACATTGAAATGAGAATCAAAAACCCTGTTCCATTTCATTGA
- a CDS encoding alr0857 family protein: MLKLTYTETTVHLEQIAQSLEEWIALRVILSVRMAQRMVLEQGSASILLPTDLVQLHALEQAVRQEPGHGLELAIADESYVEISFKGIWLLAPQEGLGVFVAALSHRTEFVLVKLWQDTYADIPSLR, from the coding sequence ATGCTGAAATTGACCTATACCGAAACGACTGTGCACTTAGAGCAAATTGCACAATCGCTAGAAGAATGGATTGCACTGCGGGTTATTTTGTCGGTGCGGATGGCTCAGCGCATGGTTCTAGAACAGGGTAGTGCTTCTATTTTGCTACCTACCGATTTAGTGCAACTCCACGCTTTAGAGCAAGCTGTGCGGCAAGAACCCGGTCATGGGTTAGAGTTGGCGATCGCTGATGAGTCCTATGTGGAAATCAGCTTTAAGGGAATTTGGTTGCTTGCACCTCAAGAGGGCTTGGGCGTGTTTGTTGCGGCTTTGAGCCACCGCACGGAGTTTGTTCTAGTCAAACTTTGGCAGGACACCTACGCTGACATCCCATCCTTGCGTTGA